From the Zonotrichia albicollis isolate bZonAlb1 chromosome Z, bZonAlb1.hap1, whole genome shotgun sequence genome, one window contains:
- the FANCG gene encoding Fanconi anemia group G protein isoform X1: MAAAMKRRRGTDPDPDPDPDSDPGPGPGPEPEREPERGCLRAWAAQSRAVVGRWTTARCGGETRRVCRQLRDELLELLRSIRGLPVALPALPLELTVLYNSLLFTVGASDSVIKGEAEGIRQGLLRVLEACGACGQDLGTEELWEKVLQEVTVEELQAPLRRLGALQAAWWLAASQLASVAGLFQLLSTAEDPGRAHCSEGQNKLLSLIKAWRVPPEGASLPLVQSAKDLKEILHTAAAFLQGLQELEAGNFPTALSLLQEAAGGFCSKNILAQIHTCLGCCAQRMGKPQTALQHLKQALQVDFQCLPALSHVAAVYHDLGEIDTGLQALTLLYEALGKSPPPAASSAPHFLMQTELLVHTPVLTSLLRRCHPSEVKYLLAQWCLQDGRVADAVEHYLDFLSLLQEGLQQQVPLDSSSALPRIPEVFLEAASALEQAGRHQDAITVCEEVISRTTDLIPRVLRVEERLEQPESSLPGAELAGGLLSQKKESLCCLAWRAAGYLHQGWAWAKLGESKEAVTQFSRCLSDLLRVQLHGSGIRQTENLQAEVEVLQKIRFLSLIGRGTQFLEMGRNKEALLDFQHSLQISPGDPAAASYLVQALWELNRKQEAAAQWQKFSQSCPAEDGQQQGQGRPLPLYLVSCQEQAVFPHSETLARSIQDYLRAAAQDTPR; the protein is encoded by the exons ATGGCGGCGGCCATGAAGCGGCGGCGCGGGACGGACCCGGACCCGGACCCGGACCCGGACTCGGacccggggccggggccggggccggagcCGGAGCGTGAGCCAGAGCGgggctgcctgcgggcctgggCTGCCCAGAGCCGGGCGGTGGTCGGGCGATGGACG ACGGCGCGGTGCGGCGGAGAGACGCGGCGAGTGTGCCGGCAGCTGCGAGAcgagctcctggagctgctccggAGCATCCGCG GGCTGCCAgttgccctccctgccctgcctctggAACTCACTGTCCTCTACAACTCCCTGCTTTTCACTGTGGGAGCATCTGACTCTGTCATcaaaggagaagcagaaggaaTACGCCAGGGGCTCCTCAGGG ttctggAGGCTTGTGGGGCCTGCGGACAGGATCTTGGCACGGAGGAGCTGTGGGAAAAGGTGCTGCAGGAGGTAACcgtggaggagctgcaggcaccTCTGCGCCGCCTGGGGGCCCTGCAAGCAGCCTGGTGGCTGGCAGCCAGCCAGCTGGCAAGTGTTGCTGGCCTCTTCCAGCTCCTGAGCACCGCTGAG GACCCAGGAAGAGCTCACTGCAGTGAGGGGCAGAACAAGCTTCTCTCCCTGATCAAGGCATGGCGGGTCCCTCCTGAGGGGGCCTCCCTGCCCCTTGTACAAAGTGCCAAGGACTTGAAGGAAAtcctccacactgcagcagccTTCCTGCAAG ggctgcaggagctggaggctgGGAACTTCCccactgccctttccctccttcAGGAAGCTGCAGGAGGATTCTGCTCCAAGAATATCCTGGCCCAGATCCACACCTGCCTTGGCTGCTGTGCTCAGCGAATG GGCAAGCCTCAGACAGCCCTTCAGCACCTGAAACAGGCCCTCCAGGTAGATTTCCAGTGCcttcctgccctgtcccacgTGGCAGCAGTGTACCATGACCTGGGAGAGATCGATACAGGGCTGCAGGCCCTGACCCTGCTCTACGAG GCTCTGGGAAAAAGCCCTCCAccagctgcttcctctgctCCCCATTTCCTAATGCAAACAGAGCTGCTTGTCCACACACCAGTACTCACTTCCCTCCTCCGGCGTTGCCACCCCTCGGAAGTGAAATACCTTCTGGCACAGTGGTGTCTCCAGGATGGGAG GGTGGCTGATGCAGTGGAACATTACCTGGATTTTCTGTCTCTCCttcaggaggggctgcagcagcag gtgcccctggacagcagctcagctctgcccaggatCCCAGAGGTGTTCCTGGAAGCAGCATCTGCCTTGGAGCAGGCTGGGAGGCACCAGGATGCCATAACTGTGTGTGAGGAGGTCATCAGCCGGACAACTGACCTCATTCCACGGGTGTTACGGGtggaggagaggctggagcagccggAGTCCTCACTGCCAGGGGCAGAACTGGCAGGTGGGCTCCtgtcccagaagaaggagagccTGTGCTGCCttgcctggagagcagctggaTACCTGCACCAGGGCTGGGCGTGGGCCAAACTGGGCGAGAGCAAGGAGGCTGTGACACAGTTCAGCAG GTGCCTTAGTGATCTCCTGCGTGTCCAGCTTCACGGGTCTGGCATCAGACAGACAG AGAATCTCCAGGCAGAAGTGGAGGTGCTCCAGAAGATCAGGTTCCTCTCTCTCATCGGGCGAGGTACACAGTTCCTGGAGATGGGGAGGAACAAAGAAGCCCTGTTGGATTTCCAGCACAGTTTGCAAATCTCACCAG GtgacccagctgctgcctcctaCCTGGTGCAGGCCTTGTGGGAGCTGAACCGGAagcaggaggcggctgctcagtGGCAGAAGttctcccagagctgccctgcagaggatgggcagcagcaagggcagggaag GCCCCTCCCTTTGTACCTGGTTTCATGTCAGGAGCAGGCAGTGTTCCCTCACAGTGAAACTCTTGCCAGAAGCATACAGGATTACCTCAGGGCAgcagcccaggacaccccaaggtGA
- the FANCG gene encoding Fanconi anemia group G protein isoform X3 yields the protein MAAAMKRRRGTDPDPDPDPDSDPGPGPGPEPEREPERGCLRAWAAQSRAVVGRWTTARCGGETRRVCRQLRDELLELLRSIRGLPVALPALPLELTVLYNSLLFTVGASDSVIKGEAEGIRQGLLRVLEACGACGQDLGTEELWEKVLQEVTVEELQAPLRRLGALQAAWWLAASQLASVAGLFQLLSTAEDPGRAHCSEGQNKLLSLIKAWRVPPEGASLPLVQSAKDLKEILHTAAAFLQGLQELEAGNFPTALSLLQEAAGGFCSKNILAQIHTCLGCCAQRMGKPQTALQHLKQALQVDFQCLPALSHVAAVYHDLGEIDTGLQALTLLYEALGKSPPPAASSAPHFLMQTELLVHTPVLTSLLRRCHPSEVKYLLAQWCLQDGRVADAVEHYLDFLSLLQEGLQQQVPLDSSSALPRIPEVFLEAASALEQAGRHQDAITVCEEVISRTTDLIPRVLRVEERLEQPESSLPGAELAGGLLSQKKESLCCLAWRAAGYLHQGWAWAKLGESKEAVTQFSRESPGRSGGAPEDQVPLSHRARYTVPGDGEEQRSPVGFPAQFANLTR from the exons ATGGCGGCGGCCATGAAGCGGCGGCGCGGGACGGACCCGGACCCGGACCCGGACCCGGACTCGGacccggggccggggccggggccggagcCGGAGCGTGAGCCAGAGCGgggctgcctgcgggcctgggCTGCCCAGAGCCGGGCGGTGGTCGGGCGATGGACG ACGGCGCGGTGCGGCGGAGAGACGCGGCGAGTGTGCCGGCAGCTGCGAGAcgagctcctggagctgctccggAGCATCCGCG GGCTGCCAgttgccctccctgccctgcctctggAACTCACTGTCCTCTACAACTCCCTGCTTTTCACTGTGGGAGCATCTGACTCTGTCATcaaaggagaagcagaaggaaTACGCCAGGGGCTCCTCAGGG ttctggAGGCTTGTGGGGCCTGCGGACAGGATCTTGGCACGGAGGAGCTGTGGGAAAAGGTGCTGCAGGAGGTAACcgtggaggagctgcaggcaccTCTGCGCCGCCTGGGGGCCCTGCAAGCAGCCTGGTGGCTGGCAGCCAGCCAGCTGGCAAGTGTTGCTGGCCTCTTCCAGCTCCTGAGCACCGCTGAG GACCCAGGAAGAGCTCACTGCAGTGAGGGGCAGAACAAGCTTCTCTCCCTGATCAAGGCATGGCGGGTCCCTCCTGAGGGGGCCTCCCTGCCCCTTGTACAAAGTGCCAAGGACTTGAAGGAAAtcctccacactgcagcagccTTCCTGCAAG ggctgcaggagctggaggctgGGAACTTCCccactgccctttccctccttcAGGAAGCTGCAGGAGGATTCTGCTCCAAGAATATCCTGGCCCAGATCCACACCTGCCTTGGCTGCTGTGCTCAGCGAATG GGCAAGCCTCAGACAGCCCTTCAGCACCTGAAACAGGCCCTCCAGGTAGATTTCCAGTGCcttcctgccctgtcccacgTGGCAGCAGTGTACCATGACCTGGGAGAGATCGATACAGGGCTGCAGGCCCTGACCCTGCTCTACGAG GCTCTGGGAAAAAGCCCTCCAccagctgcttcctctgctCCCCATTTCCTAATGCAAACAGAGCTGCTTGTCCACACACCAGTACTCACTTCCCTCCTCCGGCGTTGCCACCCCTCGGAAGTGAAATACCTTCTGGCACAGTGGTGTCTCCAGGATGGGAG GGTGGCTGATGCAGTGGAACATTACCTGGATTTTCTGTCTCTCCttcaggaggggctgcagcagcag gtgcccctggacagcagctcagctctgcccaggatCCCAGAGGTGTTCCTGGAAGCAGCATCTGCCTTGGAGCAGGCTGGGAGGCACCAGGATGCCATAACTGTGTGTGAGGAGGTCATCAGCCGGACAACTGACCTCATTCCACGGGTGTTACGGGtggaggagaggctggagcagccggAGTCCTCACTGCCAGGGGCAGAACTGGCAGGTGGGCTCCtgtcccagaagaaggagagccTGTGCTGCCttgcctggagagcagctggaTACCTGCACCAGGGCTGGGCGTGGGCCAAACTGGGCGAGAGCAAGGAGGCTGTGACACAGTTCAGCAG AGAATCTCCAGGCAGAAGTGGAGGTGCTCCAGAAGATCAGGTTCCTCTCTCTCATCGGGCGAGGTACACAGTTCCTGGAGATGGGGAGGAACAAAGAAGCCCTGTTGGATTTCCAGCACAGTTTGCAAATCTCACCAG Gtga
- the FANCG gene encoding Fanconi anemia group G protein isoform X2, which translates to MAAAMKRRRGTDPDPDPDPDSDPGPGPGPEPEREPERGCLRAWAAQSRAVVGRWTTARCGGETRRVCRQLRDELLELLRSIRGLPVALPALPLELTVLYNSLLFTVGASDSVIKGEAEGIRQGLLRVLEACGACGQDLGTEELWEKVLQEVTVEELQAPLRRLGALQAAWWLAASQLASVAGLFQLLSTAEDPGRAHCSEGQNKLLSLIKAWRVPPEGASLPLVQSAKDLKEILHTAAAFLQGLQELEAGNFPTALSLLQEAAGGFCSKNILAQIHTCLGCCAQRMGKPQTALQHLKQALQVDFQCLPALSHVAAVYHDLGEIDTGLQALTLLYEALGKSPPPAASSAPHFLMQTELLVHTPVLTSLLRRCHPSEVKYLLAQWCLQDGRVADAVEHYLDFLSLLQEGLQQQVPLDSSSALPRIPEVFLEAASALEQAGRHQDAITVCEEVISRTTDLIPRVLRVEERLEQPESSLPGAELAENLQAEVEVLQKIRFLSLIGRGTQFLEMGRNKEALLDFQHSLQISPGDPAAASYLVQALWELNRKQEAAAQWQKFSQSCPAEDGQQQGQGRPLPLYLVSCQEQAVFPHSETLARSIQDYLRAAAQDTPR; encoded by the exons ATGGCGGCGGCCATGAAGCGGCGGCGCGGGACGGACCCGGACCCGGACCCGGACCCGGACTCGGacccggggccggggccggggccggagcCGGAGCGTGAGCCAGAGCGgggctgcctgcgggcctgggCTGCCCAGAGCCGGGCGGTGGTCGGGCGATGGACG ACGGCGCGGTGCGGCGGAGAGACGCGGCGAGTGTGCCGGCAGCTGCGAGAcgagctcctggagctgctccggAGCATCCGCG GGCTGCCAgttgccctccctgccctgcctctggAACTCACTGTCCTCTACAACTCCCTGCTTTTCACTGTGGGAGCATCTGACTCTGTCATcaaaggagaagcagaaggaaTACGCCAGGGGCTCCTCAGGG ttctggAGGCTTGTGGGGCCTGCGGACAGGATCTTGGCACGGAGGAGCTGTGGGAAAAGGTGCTGCAGGAGGTAACcgtggaggagctgcaggcaccTCTGCGCCGCCTGGGGGCCCTGCAAGCAGCCTGGTGGCTGGCAGCCAGCCAGCTGGCAAGTGTTGCTGGCCTCTTCCAGCTCCTGAGCACCGCTGAG GACCCAGGAAGAGCTCACTGCAGTGAGGGGCAGAACAAGCTTCTCTCCCTGATCAAGGCATGGCGGGTCCCTCCTGAGGGGGCCTCCCTGCCCCTTGTACAAAGTGCCAAGGACTTGAAGGAAAtcctccacactgcagcagccTTCCTGCAAG ggctgcaggagctggaggctgGGAACTTCCccactgccctttccctccttcAGGAAGCTGCAGGAGGATTCTGCTCCAAGAATATCCTGGCCCAGATCCACACCTGCCTTGGCTGCTGTGCTCAGCGAATG GGCAAGCCTCAGACAGCCCTTCAGCACCTGAAACAGGCCCTCCAGGTAGATTTCCAGTGCcttcctgccctgtcccacgTGGCAGCAGTGTACCATGACCTGGGAGAGATCGATACAGGGCTGCAGGCCCTGACCCTGCTCTACGAG GCTCTGGGAAAAAGCCCTCCAccagctgcttcctctgctCCCCATTTCCTAATGCAAACAGAGCTGCTTGTCCACACACCAGTACTCACTTCCCTCCTCCGGCGTTGCCACCCCTCGGAAGTGAAATACCTTCTGGCACAGTGGTGTCTCCAGGATGGGAG GGTGGCTGATGCAGTGGAACATTACCTGGATTTTCTGTCTCTCCttcaggaggggctgcagcagcag gtgcccctggacagcagctcagctctgcccaggatCCCAGAGGTGTTCCTGGAAGCAGCATCTGCCTTGGAGCAGGCTGGGAGGCACCAGGATGCCATAACTGTGTGTGAGGAGGTCATCAGCCGGACAACTGACCTCATTCCACGGGTGTTACGGGtggaggagaggctggagcagccggAGTCCTCACTGCCAGGGGCAGAACTGGCAG AGAATCTCCAGGCAGAAGTGGAGGTGCTCCAGAAGATCAGGTTCCTCTCTCTCATCGGGCGAGGTACACAGTTCCTGGAGATGGGGAGGAACAAAGAAGCCCTGTTGGATTTCCAGCACAGTTTGCAAATCTCACCAG GtgacccagctgctgcctcctaCCTGGTGCAGGCCTTGTGGGAGCTGAACCGGAagcaggaggcggctgctcagtGGCAGAAGttctcccagagctgccctgcagaggatgggcagcagcaagggcagggaag GCCCCTCCCTTTGTACCTGGTTTCATGTCAGGAGCAGGCAGTGTTCCCTCACAGTGAAACTCTTGCCAGAAGCATACAGGATTACCTCAGGGCAgcagcccaggacaccccaaggtGA